The sequence below is a genomic window from Candidatus Methanoplasma termitum.
CAAAAGATAAAGAACCTGACGGACTGCCGCATATTCGTTGGACAGAACGGAAGGATCTGGGTCGACGGAGACAAAGAGAATGCGGATGTCGCGGTCGCAGCCATAAAAATGATCGAGAGAGAGGCACAGAGCAGCAACCTTACGGAAAAGGTTGAAAAATTTATTAAAGAAAAACTCCCGCAAGCGGTAGATGAGAGCGGGGAGGGATATTGATGAGCGGACAAACTGACATGGTATTGGTTAATAAGAAAGGCGTGAGGATCGACGGCAGGAAGACCGACGAACACAGGCCAGTTCACATTGAAGCGGGGGTGCTCAGCAACGCTGACGGCTCCGCATATTTAGAGATAGGAAAGAACAAAGTGCTTGCCGCGGTATACGGACCGAGGGAATGCCACCCAAGGCATCTTCAGGATCCGACCAAAGCGATCATCCAGTGCAAATACAACATGCAGGCGTTCTCCGTCAGCGACAGAAAAAGACCGGGCCCGGACAGAAGATCCATCGAGATCTCGAAGATAATCGCCGAGGCTTTGGAGAAAGTGGTCCTGACCGAGCTTTACCCGCGTGCGTCCATCGATGTGTACATCGAGATCCTTCAGGCGAACGCCGGAACGAGATGCGCAGGACTGACAGCGGCATCCGTAGCGCTTGCCGATGCGGGGATACCGATGCGCGACATTGTCCCCGCCATAGCGGCCGGTAAAGCGGACGGCCATGTTCTGCTGGATCTTAATAAAGAGGAGGACAACTACGGACAGGCGGACGTTCCGCTTGCGATAGTTCCGTCAACAGATGAGATCGTCCTTCTGCAGATGGACGGCAACATGACAAGAGAAGAATTCGACAAAGCTCTTGACATGGCCTTCGGTGCGTGTCACGATCTGTATGAGATACAGAAGGCCGCGCTTAAAACCAAATACGCCGCGACGAAGGGAGGTGAAGAAGATGAGTGAATACATCATCTCCGAGATAAAAAGGGATCATATCATGAACCTTCTGAAGGAAGGTAAAAGAGAGGACGGCAGAGGCGTAGACGATATAAGGGAAGTTCAGATCTCTGTCGGATGCATTGAGAGTGCGGACGGCTCGGCGAGGGTCAAGGTCGGAAAGACAGAGGTCATCGCGGGAGTGAAGATCATACCTGGAACACCCTTCGGGGACACGCCGGACAGCGGAGTCCTTACGATGGGTGCCGAGCTGATACCTATGGCTCACCCGATGTTCGAATCCGGTCCTCCAGGAGAGGATGCGATCGAACTCGCAAGAGTTGTGGACCGCGGTATTCGCGAATCCGGCATGGTGGATGTCAAAGCCCTCTGCATAACCGCAGGAGAAGAGGTTTGGATGTGCTTCGTCGATATTTACGCATTGGATTACGACGGGAACCTGTTCGATGCCGCTAACCTTGCAACTGTAAGCGCACTGAGGACGGCGGTCATTCCGGGAGAGCAGTACGGTAAAGGGGAGAACAGACCTCTGCCCGTGACCTGCACCCCCGTATCGATCACCTCGGTCAAAATAGGAAATGATTTAATACTTGACCCAAATTTCGACGAAGAGATGATCTCATCTGCCCGCCTGACCGTCACCACAGACGACGACGGCAACTTCAGGGCCATGCAGAAAGGAGGGAAGGGTTCTATCACACGAAAAGAACTCAGCCTCTGTCTTGACAGGGCCGTCGAGAAGGGAAAGGTCTTAAGAAAGATCATTGGGTGATACATATGGCAAAAGGAACAAAGAAAGCAGGTACGTCCGGAAAGTTCGGCGCCAGATACGGTGTGGTTGTCCGCAACAGGGT
It includes:
- the rrp41 gene encoding exosome complex exonuclease Rrp41; the encoded protein is MSGQTDMVLVNKKGVRIDGRKTDEHRPVHIEAGVLSNADGSAYLEIGKNKVLAAVYGPRECHPRHLQDPTKAIIQCKYNMQAFSVSDRKRPGPDRRSIEISKIIAEALEKVVLTELYPRASIDVYIEILQANAGTRCAGLTAASVALADAGIPMRDIVPAIAAGKADGHVLLDLNKEEDNYGQADVPLAIVPSTDEIVLLQMDGNMTREEFDKALDMAFGACHDLYEIQKAALKTKYAATKGGEEDE
- the rrp42 gene encoding exosome complex protein Rrp42, translated to MKKMSEYIISEIKRDHIMNLLKEGKREDGRGVDDIREVQISVGCIESADGSARVKVGKTEVIAGVKIIPGTPFGDTPDSGVLTMGAELIPMAHPMFESGPPGEDAIELARVVDRGIRESGMVDVKALCITAGEEVWMCFVDIYALDYDGNLFDAANLATVSALRTAVIPGEQYGKGENRPLPVTCTPVSITSVKIGNDLILDPNFDEEMISSARLTVTTDDDGNFRAMQKGGKGSITRKELSLCLDRAVEKGKVLRKIIG